Within the Microbacterium terricola genome, the region AGGAGGGCGAGAAGTACGACTGGGCTCCGTGGGTGTGGGGCATGATCATCGGCGGCGTGGCCGTGCTCGCGCTGTTCATCTGGCAGCAGGCGAAGACCAAGAGCGAGCCGCTCGTGCCGCTCGAGCTGTTCCGCGACCGCAACTTCTCGATCGCGAACATCGGCATCTCGACCGTCGGCTTCACGGTGACCGCGATGTCTCTGCCGATGATGTTCTTCTACCAGCTGGCCCGCGGCCTCACTCCGACCGAGGCGGCGCTGCTGCTCATCCCGATGGCCGTCCTCGCGGGCGTCCTCGCCCCGTTCGCCGGCAAGCTGCTCGACCGCGTCGACCCGCGCGTGCTGCTGCTGCCCGGGCTGCTGCTCACCTCGATCGCGCTGTTCTGGTACGCCAGCCTGATGAACGCCGACACCCCGATCTGGATGTTCCTGCTGCCCTCGGCCCTCATGGGCGTCGGGCAGTCGGGCATGTGGGGCCCGCTCGCGACCACCGCGACGCGCAACCTCCAGCCCCGCCAGGCCGGCGCGGGCTCGGGCATCTACAACACGACCCGCACCATCGGCTCGGTGCTCGGCTCGGCCGCGATCGCCGCCTTCATGCAGGGCCGCCTCGAGGCGAACCTGCCCGGCGCATCCGACGCGAGCGCGAGCTTCGGCACCGGCGCGCTCCCGGACTTCGTGGTCGACGGCTTCTCGAGCGCGATGGCGCAGAGCATGCTGCTGCCCGCATCCGTCCTGCTGCTGGGTGTCGTCGCGGTGGCGTTCATGGAGCGCCCCGCGCACCTAGTCGCGCGCCGGTAGTCGCGGCGAGCCCCGACCCGGACGGGCTACTCGTCCGGGTCGGTCGGGTCGATCGGGGCGTGGTGGTCGAAGGCCACGACGCCGTGCCGCCAGTAGCCGCTGACCTGCGCCTGACCGGCCGGAAGGGCGAGCTCGCGGCGCAGGTGACGCCGC harbors:
- a CDS encoding DHA2 family efflux MFS transporter permease subunit, which codes for MTDLPPTGPTRTDAAAPASAPSPASASTPARSAWPALWALVIGFFMILVDTTIVSVANPAIKAALDPDTNNLDNVVWVTSAYLLAYAVPLLITGRLGDRFGPKNMYLVGLAIFTLASLACGLSPTLGVLIAFRAVQGLGASLMTPQTMAVITRTFPPNQRGAAMGLWGATSGVAMLVGPLAGGLLVDGFGWEWIFFINIPVGIIGFVLAWILVPKLETHEHRFDILGVFLSAVALFLIVFGLQEGEKYDWAPWVWGMIIGGVAVLALFIWQQAKTKSEPLVPLELFRDRNFSIANIGISTVGFTVTAMSLPMMFFYQLARGLTPTEAALLLIPMAVLAGVLAPFAGKLLDRVDPRVLLLPGLLLTSIALFWYASLMNADTPIWMFLLPSALMGVGQSGMWGPLATTATRNLQPRQAGAGSGIYNTTRTIGSVLGSAAIAAFMQGRLEANLPGASDASASFGTGALPDFVVDGFSSAMAQSMLLPASVLLLGVVAVAFMERPAHLVARR